Proteins encoded by one window of Mycolicibacterium sp. ND9-15:
- a CDS encoding acyl-CoA dehydrogenase family protein, whose amino-acid sequence MTDFTEFHDELRSVAGDLLAKDRDTTWETLVDAGWVGLEVPEQFGGAGASFAEAAVVCEEIGRAVSATHFLGSAVLAVGTLNALRPSATRDQLLTDVASGASRVAVALEPYDFVPDAEAADRILIVTDRGVGVTDAPATPRPVVDKTRRLAAVERNAPTTETLPFIGDPAAAVQRLHDRAATAIACDSLGLSEAMLAATVGYAKVRHQFGRAIGSFQAVKHACADMQVAISVSRQLVDDAIQAVANDSPNADVATAMAKSYACTAAVDIAGKAMQLHGGIGYTWESGIHVYLKRATLNRALFGSPAAHRKRLAKRYQ is encoded by the coding sequence ATGACCGACTTCACCGAGTTCCACGACGAACTACGTTCTGTGGCGGGCGATCTGCTCGCGAAGGACCGCGACACCACATGGGAGACGTTGGTGGATGCCGGCTGGGTCGGACTCGAGGTGCCCGAGCAGTTCGGCGGTGCCGGTGCGTCGTTCGCCGAAGCCGCGGTGGTCTGCGAAGAGATCGGCCGCGCCGTGAGCGCGACCCACTTCCTCGGGAGCGCGGTGCTCGCCGTCGGCACCTTGAACGCCTTGCGGCCCAGCGCCACCCGCGACCAGCTGCTCACCGACGTCGCCAGCGGCGCGTCGAGGGTGGCCGTCGCGCTCGAACCGTACGACTTCGTGCCCGACGCCGAAGCCGCGGACCGGATTCTGATCGTGACGGACCGCGGTGTCGGTGTGACGGACGCACCGGCCACACCCCGGCCCGTTGTCGACAAGACGCGCAGGCTGGCCGCAGTCGAACGGAACGCCCCGACCACCGAAACCTTGCCGTTCATAGGCGATCCCGCCGCCGCAGTGCAACGGTTACACGACCGCGCCGCGACCGCGATCGCCTGCGACAGCCTCGGGCTTAGCGAAGCCATGCTTGCCGCGACCGTCGGCTACGCGAAGGTGCGCCACCAGTTCGGCAGGGCCATCGGCTCGTTCCAGGCCGTCAAACACGCGTGCGCGGACATGCAGGTCGCGATCTCAGTCTCCCGTCAACTCGTCGACGACGCCATCCAGGCCGTCGCCAACGACTCACCGAACGCCGACGTGGCCACCGCCATGGCCAAGTCCTACGCCTGCACCGCCGCCGTCGACATCGCGGGTAAGGCCATGCAACTGCACGGGGGCATCGGCTACACGTGGGAGTCCGGGATCCACGTCTACCTCAAACGCGCCACCCTCAACCGAGCGCTGTTCGGTTCGCCGGCAGCTCACCGCAAACGACTAGCAAAGCGCTACCAGTAA